In Deltaproteobacteria bacterium, the DNA window TATAGCGCGGCAATCTGGATGAGAGTGCGCGACAATCTGGATGAGAGTCTTGGCGTCGCGGCAGAGTGGAGTGTTTCGGGACTTCGTGCCGATTGCAAGGGCTTTTTCTGGCGGTCCTGGTTGCCGCGGCCTGACGCGGGTCCGGAAACGGCTGCGGCCCGCGCGTGGGTGCCGCGGGCCGCAGGGTTTTGGTTGAGGCGTCCGTTCAGTCGGTTGGCGTGTTCTTTTTCGTGGCCTTCGTCGCGGGCCGGCCCCGCTTGCGCGGTTTCGCCTTGAGGGCTTCGCGCCGCCTGTAGCTCTCGACGTTCATTTCCAGGATCGTGGCCCGATGGACCAGACGGTCGACGGCGGCCACGGCCGTGGTTTCGTCGGGGAAGATCCGGTCCCATTCGGAGAACGGCTGGTTGGCGGTGATCAGGAGTGACCGGCGCTCGTACCGGGCCGAGATGAGTTCGAAGAGGACGCTGGTTTCGGCCTGATCCTTTCGGACGTAGGCAAAGTCGTCGAGGATCACGAGGTGGAACCGGTCGAGCCTGGCGAGCAGGCTTTCCAGGGCGAGTTCGCGCCGGGCCACCTGCAGGCGCTGCACCAGATCGGTGGTCCGGGCGAAGAGCACGCGGTAGCCGTTCTCGACCAGCGCCAGGCCGATCGCCGAGGCCAGGTGCGATTTCCCGGTCCCGGGCGGCCCGAAGATGAGGCATGATGCCCCCTGGGTGAGCCAGGCGTCGCCGGCGGCCAGCGCCATGACCCGGGCCTTGGAGACGGTGGGCACCACGGCGAAGTCGAAGGTGGCCAGGCTCTTGCCCGGCAACAGCCGGGCCTCGGCCATGTGGCGCTGGATCCGGCGCCGGCCCCGCTCCGCCAGCTCGTGTTCGGCGAGGACCGCCAGGAACCGGGCCGCCGGCCAGCCCTCGGCATCGGCCCGCTCGGCAAAGCGTTCCCAGAGCGACCGCATGGTCGGCAGACGGAGTTCCGAGAGCATCAGGGCCAGCTTGACCCCGTCGACCGCGTCATTGTCTGTCCGTGTCATGACGCGTCTCCCGTGCCGAGCAGCGCCCCGTAGCCGGCCAGCCGGGCCCGGGTGACTTGAACCTCGGGCAGGCCTCCCGGGTCCGGTGCGAACCGGGTCCGGAGATCATCGAGGTCCGGCAGAATCCCGGCCTGCAGGCCGCGGTCGATTTCCGTCGCCAGCGCCGCCTCGCAATTCTCCTCATGCGCGAGCGCCAGGAGTTTCACGCTCAGCCGGCAGCCCGCGCGCTCGCCGAGCCGGGCGACCGCCATCTCGAAGCAACGCCGGTAGGCGTCGCGCGGGAACAGCTCGTCGCGATAGACCAGGTTCAGGAGCGCCATCGGCTTGGTCTTCAGGGCATGGATCACGTGGCGGTAATTGACCACATGCACGGCCTTCGCGGATGTCCCCCTGCGCTTGCGCGGCAGGGTCAGCTGGTGGGTGTGCCCCAGATGGAGTTCCAGCCGGTCGTCAAAAATGCGGACCCCGAGCCGGTGGCCGATCAGCCGCGAGGGAACGGTGTAGAACACCTTCTTGAGGATGAAGCCGCTGGACGTGGTGACGGTGACGGTGGCGTCCTCCCAATCCGGGGTGCGCATCGGCGGCAGGTCGCGAAGCGTGCCGCGTTCGGCCCGGATGGCCTTCGCCCGGCGGGCATTGCCGCGTCCGACGATCCCGGCCATGAAGGCGCGATAGGCGTCGATATCGGCAAAGTCCTTCGACCCCCGCAGCGCCAGGGCATCGGTGACCTCGCGCTTGAGGTGGCCATGCGCACTCTCGATGGCGCCGTTCTCGTGGGCCACGCCGCGGTTGTTGCGGGAGGCCGTCATCCCGTAATGCCCGCACAACGCCTCATACCGTCCGGTCCGGTCCCGCGCGTCGTCCTTGCCGAGGTTGCGGAAGGCCGCCGACAGGCTGTCGGTGCGGTGTTCGGCGGGAACGCCACCCAGGGACCAGAGCGCGGCCTGCAGCCCTGTGGCCAGGGCCGTGAAGCTCTCGCCGCCGAGAACCACCTCTGCATGGCGGAACCCCGACCAGGGGAGCCGGAAGTGATAGAGCCGGTGATCGAGGGGCTGTCCGGCCACGGTGACGCCGAGAGCGTTCATGACCGTGAAGTCCGACAGGGCGATCCGGCCCGGCCTGGCGGTCTGTCGGAAGATCACGTCCCGGTCCGGGCCGTGGCGGGCCCGCCAGTCGCGGATCCGCCGCTCGAGGGTGCGCCGGATGCCCGGATCCAGGTCGGGATGGAGCCGCATCAATTCCCGGAACACACCCACCGGCCGGATGTCGGTGTTGTCCTGCAGCATCGGCACGACGTCCTTGTCGAAGATCCCGGCCAGCGGATCGGGGCGCCGCCGGCCGCGGGGCGCCCGTTTTTGCGAAGGGGGACGCGGGTCCCGTTGGATCCGGTACCCGGTGGCGGCGCTGAAGCCGGCCTTCGCGGCCGCCGTTTCGGTCGAAAGGGTTTTCCTGTGGTTCATGAAAGTCCTCATCTGGTGATCAGTGACATGTGGCCCCGGCACCTCGCTCTCCTCTTCTCGAGACGAATCGCGA includes these proteins:
- the istB gene encoding IS21-like element helper ATPase IstB, producing MTRTDNDAVDGVKLALMLSELRLPTMRSLWERFAERADAEGWPAARFLAVLAEHELAERGRRRIQRHMAEARLLPGKSLATFDFAVVPTVSKARVMALAAGDAWLTQGASCLIFGPPGTGKSHLASAIGLALVENGYRVLFARTTDLVQRLQVARRELALESLLARLDRFHLVILDDFAYVRKDQAETSVLFELISARYERRSLLITANQPFSEWDRIFPDETTAVAAVDRLVHRATILEMNVESYRRREALKAKPRKRGRPATKATKKNTPTD
- the istA gene encoding IS21 family transposase, giving the protein MRTFMNHRKTLSTETAAAKAGFSAATGYRIQRDPRPPSQKRAPRGRRRPDPLAGIFDKDVVPMLQDNTDIRPVGVFRELMRLHPDLDPGIRRTLERRIRDWRARHGPDRDVIFRQTARPGRIALSDFTVMNALGVTVAGQPLDHRLYHFRLPWSGFRHAEVVLGGESFTALATGLQAALWSLGGVPAEHRTDSLSAAFRNLGKDDARDRTGRYEALCGHYGMTASRNNRGVAHENGAIESAHGHLKREVTDALALRGSKDFADIDAYRAFMAGIVGRGNARRAKAIRAERGTLRDLPPMRTPDWEDATVTVTTSSGFILKKVFYTVPSRLIGHRLGVRIFDDRLELHLGHTHQLTLPRKRRGTSAKAVHVVNYRHVIHALKTKPMALLNLVYRDELFPRDAYRRCFEMAVARLGERAGCRLSVKLLALAHEENCEAALATEIDRGLQAGILPDLDDLRTRFAPDPGGLPEVQVTRARLAGYGALLGTGDAS